From Microlunatus capsulatus, a single genomic window includes:
- a CDS encoding N-acetylneuraminate synthase family protein, with translation MTTSAQLLQGPTRRLGDRVVGPGHPVYITGEIGINHNGELANAFALIDQAAAAGCDAVKFQKRTPEICTPRDQWDIERDTPWGRMTYIDYRHRVEFDADDYRQIDEHARARGIAWFASPWDVEAVDFLEQFDVPAHKVASASLTDDELLRRLRATGRTIILSTGMSTPKQIRHAVEVLGSENIVMCHATSTYPAKPTELNLRMIHTLQSEFPNVPIGYSGHETGLQTTLAAVALGAVFVERHITLDRAMWGSDQSASVEPPGLQRLVRDVRIITESLGDGVKKIYDGELAAMKKLRRVQDSSEPQLASTGS, from the coding sequence ATGACCACTTCCGCACAGCTGCTCCAGGGACCGACGCGACGCCTCGGCGACCGCGTCGTCGGACCGGGCCACCCGGTGTACATCACCGGCGAGATCGGCATCAACCACAACGGCGAGCTCGCGAACGCTTTCGCGCTCATCGACCAGGCCGCCGCCGCCGGCTGCGACGCCGTCAAGTTCCAGAAGCGCACCCCCGAGATCTGCACCCCCCGCGACCAGTGGGACATCGAGCGGGACACCCCCTGGGGCCGGATGACCTACATCGACTACCGGCACCGCGTCGAGTTCGACGCCGACGACTACCGCCAGATCGACGAGCACGCCCGCGCCCGCGGCATCGCCTGGTTCGCCTCGCCGTGGGACGTCGAGGCCGTCGACTTCCTCGAGCAGTTCGACGTGCCGGCCCACAAGGTCGCCTCGGCCTCGCTGACCGACGACGAGCTGCTGCGCCGGCTGCGCGCCACCGGCCGCACGATCATCCTCTCCACCGGCATGTCGACCCCCAAGCAGATCCGGCACGCCGTGGAGGTGCTGGGCAGCGAGAACATCGTCATGTGCCACGCCACGAGCACCTACCCGGCCAAGCCGACCGAGCTGAACCTGCGGATGATCCACACCCTGCAGTCGGAGTTCCCCAACGTCCCGATCGGCTACTCCGGCCACGAGACCGGCCTGCAGACCACGCTGGCCGCCGTCGCCCTCGGCGCCGTCTTCGTCGAGCGGCACATCACCCTCGACCGCGCGATGTGGGGCTCGGACCAGTCCGCCTCGGTGGAGCCCCCCGGCCTGCAGCGGCTCGTCCGCGACGTCCGGATCATCACCGAGTCCCTCGGCGACGGGGTCAAGAAGATCTACGACGGCGAGCTCGCCGCGATGAAGAAGCTGCGCCGGGTGCAGGACAGCAGCGAGCCGCAGCTCGCGAGCACGGGCAGCTGA
- a CDS encoding class I SAM-dependent methyltransferase, with the protein MTAAPGDAPPLDRPRGPVRGFTDIPGWFYWLDYLLFRALLRSQAASPPGVLVEIGAYLGKSAVVIGEHVRPGEELVVVDLFGRTDLLPGSAVADANRAEVDGSYRTLTRQTFEQNYRALHPQLPTVVEGLSETVVDHVAPGTARFVHVDASHLFDVVRADIARTRELLRPGGVVVLDDWRSEHTPGVAAAVWEAVLTGGLVPVALTPHKFYGVYDDPAPARRVVEDLVAGDADLRSATQSIAGHEVLRLRRLGAKPAPAGPRLDDRDLDRLADRVAERVGRRLDARPAPAPAPALRGRAGRALRALRRRSPF; encoded by the coding sequence GTGACCGCAGCCCCGGGGGACGCGCCCCCGCTCGACCGACCGCGCGGTCCCGTGCGCGGGTTCACCGACATCCCGGGCTGGTTCTACTGGCTCGACTACCTCCTCTTCCGCGCCCTGCTGCGCTCCCAGGCCGCGAGCCCGCCGGGGGTGCTGGTGGAGATCGGGGCCTACCTCGGCAAGAGCGCCGTGGTGATCGGCGAGCACGTCCGCCCGGGCGAGGAGCTCGTGGTGGTCGACCTGTTCGGCCGGACCGACCTGCTGCCCGGCTCCGCGGTGGCCGACGCGAACCGGGCCGAGGTGGACGGCTCCTACCGCACGCTGACCCGGCAGACCTTCGAGCAGAACTACCGGGCCCTGCACCCGCAGCTGCCGACCGTCGTCGAGGGCCTCAGCGAGACCGTCGTCGACCACGTCGCGCCCGGCACCGCCCGCTTCGTGCACGTCGACGCCTCGCACCTCTTCGACGTCGTCCGCGCCGACATCGCACGCACCCGGGAGCTGCTGCGCCCCGGCGGTGTCGTCGTGCTCGACGACTGGCGCTCCGAGCACACCCCGGGCGTCGCCGCGGCGGTGTGGGAGGCGGTGCTCACCGGCGGCCTGGTCCCGGTGGCGCTGACGCCGCACAAGTTCTACGGCGTCTACGACGACCCGGCGCCGGCCCGGCGGGTGGTCGAGGACCTGGTCGCCGGCGACGCGGACCTGCGCAGCGCCACCCAGAGCATCGCGGGGCACGAGGTGCTGCGGCTGCGCCGGCTGGGCGCGAAGCCCGCCCCGGCGGGCCCCCGGCTCGACGACCGCGACCTCGACCGGCTGGCGGACCGGGTGGCCGAGCGGGTCGGCCGCCGGCTCGACGCGCGCCCGGCCCCCGCGCCCGCGCCGGCCCTCCGCGGCCGCGCCGGGCGAGCGCTCCGGGCGCTGCGCCGCCGGTCACCGTTCTGA
- a CDS encoding glycosyltransferase family 2 protein: MRRLTVVIPCYDVERYVGQTVASLRRSASPDVEFLFVDDASTDATAAVLEEQLDTLPGARLLRLPANRGLAGARNAGLDAAGSEYVTFLDGDDFVGPGYYPQLLAVAERLRCDLVRTDHVQVKGRERTVHRIGHGPRGVVGRPRDAILPVHRVTSVDAPYAWAGIYHRRLVDDGLLHFSERLRTCEDRPWIWRLHLRAASFAVVGLHGLFYRRGVPGSLTQVADERQLDFLPAFDQILELVSGDRDAALLLPKAVRSYCSILLHHLALRERYAPELAAVLDERCRAALRRMPAGPLAAVVAGLDPDRADRLRALQGVAA; this comes from the coding sequence GTGAGACGCCTGACCGTGGTCATCCCCTGCTACGACGTGGAGCGCTACGTCGGCCAGACCGTCGCGAGCCTGCGACGCAGCGCCAGCCCCGACGTCGAGTTCCTCTTCGTCGACGACGCCTCCACCGACGCCACCGCGGCGGTGCTCGAGGAGCAGCTCGACACCCTGCCGGGGGCGCGGCTGCTGCGGCTGCCGGCCAACCGGGGCCTCGCCGGCGCCCGCAACGCCGGCCTCGACGCGGCCGGCAGCGAGTACGTCACCTTCCTGGACGGCGACGACTTCGTCGGCCCGGGCTACTACCCGCAGCTGCTGGCCGTCGCCGAGCGGCTGCGCTGCGACCTCGTCCGCACCGACCACGTGCAGGTCAAGGGCCGCGAGCGCACCGTCCACCGGATCGGGCACGGCCCGCGCGGGGTCGTCGGCCGGCCGCGGGACGCGATCCTCCCGGTGCACCGCGTCACCTCCGTGGACGCGCCCTACGCCTGGGCCGGGATCTACCACCGCCGCCTCGTCGACGACGGGCTCCTGCACTTCTCCGAGCGGCTGCGCACCTGCGAGGACCGGCCCTGGATCTGGCGGCTGCACCTGCGGGCCGCCTCCTTCGCGGTGGTGGGCCTGCACGGCCTGTTCTACCGCCGTGGCGTGCCGGGCTCGCTGACCCAGGTGGCCGACGAGCGCCAGCTGGACTTCCTGCCGGCCTTCGACCAGATCCTCGAGCTGGTGAGCGGGGACCGCGACGCCGCGCTGCTGCTGCCCAAGGCCGTGCGCTCGTACTGCTCGATCCTGCTGCACCACCTGGCCCTCCGCGAGCGGTACGCGCCCGAGCTCGCGGCGGTCCTCGACGAGCGCTGCCGGGCCGCGCTCCGCCGGATGCCGGCGGGTCCGCTGGCGGCCGTCGTCGCCGGCCTCGACCCCGACCGGGCCGACCGGCTGCGCGCGCTGCAGGGGGTGGCGGCGTGA